A genomic stretch from Prochlorococcus marinus str. MIT 9312 includes:
- a CDS encoding NAD(P)H dehydrogenase subunit NdhS, whose product MELSNKPILPGSFVVVKDTNSIYRGYKGFVQRVTKRSAAVLFEGGNWDKLITFQLTNLEIL is encoded by the coding sequence ATGGAATTATCGAATAAACCCATTCTCCCTGGTTCTTTTGTTGTTGTAAAAGACACTAACTCTATATACAGAGGATATAAAGGATTTGTACAAAGAGTTACAAAAAGAAGTGCAGCTGTTCTGTTTGAAGGAGGTAATTGGGATAAACTCATTACTTTTCAGCTAACCAATTTAGAAATATTATAA
- a CDS encoding alpha/beta fold hydrolase gives MEKSALLDSDVNYDWNFLNYPIHTVSAKPEQTSKEYAILLIHGFGASTDHWRFNIPILSNKYEVHAMDLLGFGKSPKPQDVEYSGSLWKDQVVAYVKEKIKKPTIIVGNSLGGYAALAAGSELNELNAGVILLNAAGYFSEEKTIKKNILQTSIETVAGIFLKNVVLQRLIFENMRNPKNIKKTLNQVYVDKKNVDDFLVESIRKPSLDYGAFNVFRSVFNPSGPQGLPLDKLFAKLDSPLLLLWGGKDPWMNTPKKRNLYKKFTPKYTKEIILDAGHCPHDEIPELVNQHILDWVDSL, from the coding sequence ATGGAAAAATCAGCTCTGTTAGATAGTGATGTTAATTATGACTGGAATTTCTTAAATTACCCAATACATACTGTTTCTGCTAAGCCTGAGCAAACATCAAAAGAATATGCAATTTTACTAATTCATGGTTTTGGGGCCTCTACGGATCATTGGAGATTCAATATCCCTATTTTGAGTAATAAATACGAAGTTCATGCGATGGATTTACTTGGTTTTGGAAAAAGTCCTAAGCCTCAAGATGTTGAATACTCAGGATCTTTATGGAAAGATCAGGTTGTCGCTTATGTAAAAGAGAAAATAAAAAAACCTACAATTATTGTTGGAAATTCATTAGGTGGTTATGCGGCATTAGCAGCTGGTTCAGAATTAAATGAACTAAACGCAGGAGTGATATTACTTAATGCTGCAGGATATTTTAGTGAAGAAAAAACTATCAAGAAGAATATACTGCAAACTTCAATTGAAACAGTTGCAGGCATATTTTTAAAAAATGTTGTTCTTCAACGTTTGATTTTTGAGAATATGAGAAATCCAAAAAATATAAAAAAAACTTTGAATCAAGTTTATGTTGATAAGAAAAATGTTGATGATTTTTTAGTTGAGTCAATAAGAAAGCCTTCGCTAGATTACGGCGCTTTTAATGTTTTTAGAAGTGTATTTAACCCCTCGGGTCCTCAGGGATTGCCGTTGGATAAGTTATTTGCAAAACTTGATTCACCATTATTACTCCTTTGGGGTGGCAAAGATCCTTGGATGAATACTCCAAAAAAAAGAAATCTATATAAAAAGTTTACTCCGAAGTATACAAAAGAAATTATTCTTGATGCTGGACATTGTCCTCATGATGAAATACCTGAATTAGTGAATCAGCATATTTTGGATTGGGTTGATTCTCTTTAA
- the rimM gene encoding ribosome maturation factor RimM (Essential for efficient processing of 16S rRNA), with product MINNNKWLVVGLITSCHGINGQLKVKSLSDFEERFLKPGIRWLQKENEPPSKIELTSGFKQPGKETFIIKLQGINNRNQAERLKKCKILVKTNKLPKLKKEEFHLLELINLEVKTLENEELKIIGKVINLENEKNNLLVVELFKNKKKVLIPFVKEIVPLVDIKNNFLIINPPNGLLDL from the coding sequence ATGATAAATAATAATAAATGGCTGGTTGTTGGATTAATAACATCATGTCATGGAATTAATGGACAATTAAAAGTTAAATCTTTAAGTGATTTTGAAGAAAGATTTTTAAAACCAGGAATTAGATGGTTGCAAAAAGAAAATGAACCCCCTTCAAAAATAGAACTTACCTCTGGTTTCAAACAGCCTGGGAAAGAAACCTTTATCATTAAGCTCCAAGGAATAAATAATAGAAATCAAGCAGAGCGACTTAAAAAATGTAAAATTCTTGTAAAAACTAATAAACTACCAAAATTAAAAAAGGAAGAATTCCACTTGTTGGAACTTATAAATTTGGAAGTGAAGACTTTAGAAAATGAAGAATTAAAAATAATTGGGAAAGTTATTAATTTAGAAAATGAGAAAAATAATTTACTTGTTGTTGAACTATTTAAAAATAAAAAAAAAGTTCTAATACCATTTGTTAAAGAAATTGTTCCATTAGTAGATATAAAAAATAATTTTCTAATCATCAATCCTCCAAATGGACTTTTAGATCTATAA
- a CDS encoding glycogen/starch/alpha-glucan phosphorylase, with protein MANPMNPNKPFDLRLPTPGCYLDPEKAGMDSDAVFQGMTAHLFYTLGKLATSASPHDLYMALSYAVKDRLMTRYLASQEAIRKKPQKTVAYLSAEFLIGPQLSNNLLNLGITQEAEVALKRFGIESLATILEVEEEPGLGNGGLGRLAACYMESLASLQVPAVGYGIRYEFGIFNQLIRDGWQVEVTDKWLKGGWPWELPQPDESCFVGFGGRTESYRDDKGNYRSRWIPSEHAIGVPHDVPVLGYRVNTCDRLRLWRADATESFDFYAFNIGDYYGAVEEKVASETLSKVLYPNDGTDEGRRLRLKQQHFFVSCSLQDMLRSLEKRSIPITEFSKNWTVQLNDTHPAIAVAELMRLLIDQYHIGWDKAWSITTSSVAYTNHTLLPEALEKWDLGLFSDLLPRHLEIIYEINWRFLQQLRLRYPGDDKILQKLSIIDEEGSKSVRMAHLATIGAHHINGVAALHSDLIKRQLLPEFAELWPEKFSNVTNGVTPRRWVALSNPSLSNLLEEEVGPDWITNMDLLKKLEEKKDNTNFLHKFEETKLNGKRKLASFIHSKTGILVDPASLFDVQVKRIHQYKRQHLNALQIIAQYLRIKNGTNKYEVPRTIIFGGKAAPGYFMAKLMIRFINGIADVVNSDPDMDGLLRVVFLPDYNVKLGEIVYPATDLSEQISTAGKEASGTGNMKFAMNGALTIGTLDGANVELRDLVKKENFFLFGKTESEIMDLKNNNYSPQTFINKCPELKEVIRLIEIGHFSNGDKELFKPLLNSLTGHDPFFVMADFEDYLNKQDEVSQCWNNKKSWNKMALLNTARSGYFSSDRSIREYCKSIWKVSPMPVEITCNVEELTN; from the coding sequence ATGGCTAATCCAATGAATCCCAACAAACCCTTTGATCTACGCTTGCCTACACCAGGCTGCTATCTAGATCCTGAGAAAGCTGGCATGGATTCTGATGCTGTTTTTCAAGGAATGACTGCACATCTTTTTTATACTCTTGGAAAATTAGCTACTTCCGCAAGTCCTCACGACTTGTATATGGCTCTAAGTTACGCAGTCAAAGATAGGTTGATGACAAGATATTTAGCCAGTCAAGAGGCCATTAGAAAAAAACCACAAAAAACTGTCGCATACTTATCAGCTGAATTTTTAATAGGTCCTCAATTAAGTAATAACCTCCTTAATCTTGGCATAACACAAGAGGCAGAAGTTGCATTAAAAAGATTTGGCATTGAATCATTGGCAACTATTCTTGAGGTAGAAGAAGAGCCAGGATTAGGTAATGGTGGACTTGGCAGACTTGCTGCATGTTACATGGAATCATTAGCATCCCTTCAAGTACCAGCAGTTGGTTACGGTATTCGTTATGAATTTGGCATATTCAACCAGTTAATTAGAGATGGTTGGCAAGTTGAAGTTACTGACAAATGGCTCAAAGGTGGATGGCCATGGGAACTTCCACAACCAGACGAATCATGTTTTGTTGGTTTTGGAGGTAGAACTGAAAGTTATAGAGATGATAAAGGTAACTACAGATCAAGATGGATACCTTCAGAACATGCAATTGGAGTACCTCATGATGTTCCTGTTTTAGGATACAGAGTAAATACATGTGACAGATTAAGATTATGGAGAGCTGATGCGACTGAAAGTTTTGACTTTTATGCCTTCAATATTGGCGATTACTATGGAGCAGTAGAAGAAAAAGTTGCATCTGAAACACTTTCAAAAGTTTTATATCCCAATGATGGAACTGATGAAGGTAGAAGATTAAGGCTCAAACAGCAGCACTTTTTTGTAAGTTGTTCTCTGCAAGATATGTTGAGAAGCCTTGAAAAAAGGTCAATACCAATAACAGAGTTTTCTAAAAATTGGACAGTACAACTAAATGATACTCATCCTGCTATTGCAGTAGCTGAATTAATGCGACTTCTTATTGACCAATATCATATTGGTTGGGATAAGGCTTGGAGCATAACTACCTCTTCAGTCGCATATACCAACCACACACTCCTTCCAGAAGCTTTAGAGAAATGGGATTTAGGTTTATTTAGTGACCTCCTTCCTCGTCATCTAGAAATTATTTATGAAATTAATTGGAGATTCCTACAACAATTAAGACTACGTTATCCTGGTGATGACAAAATCCTTCAAAAGCTCTCAATAATTGATGAAGAAGGATCCAAATCAGTAAGAATGGCTCACCTAGCTACAATTGGAGCACATCATATAAATGGGGTTGCAGCTCTTCACTCAGATCTTATAAAAAGACAACTTCTTCCTGAATTTGCAGAACTATGGCCTGAAAAATTCTCAAATGTTACTAATGGAGTTACTCCAAGAAGATGGGTTGCTCTATCAAATCCATCATTATCTAACCTGCTAGAGGAAGAAGTTGGTCCTGATTGGATAACAAATATGGATCTTCTTAAAAAATTAGAAGAGAAAAAAGACAATACAAATTTTTTACATAAATTTGAAGAAACTAAATTAAATGGTAAACGAAAATTAGCTAGTTTTATCCATTCAAAAACGGGCATCCTTGTTGATCCAGCAAGTTTATTTGATGTTCAAGTGAAAAGAATCCATCAATATAAAAGACAACATTTAAATGCTCTACAAATTATTGCTCAATATCTAAGAATTAAAAATGGTACGAACAAATATGAAGTGCCCAGAACAATAATATTTGGAGGTAAAGCTGCCCCAGGTTATTTCATGGCAAAACTAATGATTAGATTTATTAATGGTATTGCTGATGTAGTGAATTCTGATCCAGATATGGATGGTCTACTAAGAGTTGTTTTTTTACCAGACTATAATGTAAAGCTTGGTGAAATCGTTTATCCTGCAACGGATCTTTCAGAACAAATTTCAACTGCAGGGAAAGAAGCATCTGGGACTGGAAATATGAAGTTTGCTATGAATGGGGCATTAACTATTGGAACCTTAGATGGGGCTAATGTTGAATTAAGAGATCTTGTAAAAAAAGAAAATTTCTTCCTTTTTGGAAAAACTGAAAGTGAAATTATGGATTTAAAAAATAATAATTACTCGCCCCAAACTTTCATTAACAAATGTCCGGAACTAAAAGAGGTTATACGTTTAATTGAAATAGGGCACTTTAGTAACGGTGATAAAGAATTATTTAAACCTTTATTAAATAGCTTAACTGGACATGATCCATTCTTTGTAATGGCTGACTTCGAAGATTACTTAAATAAACAGGATGAAGTAAGTCAATGCTGGAATAATAAAAAATCCTGGAATAAAATGGCATTATTAAATACCGCGAGATCAGGATATTTTTCATCAGATAGATCTATTAGAGAATACTGCAAATCAATTTGGAAAGTATCTCCAATGCCTGTAGAAATCACATGCAATGTAGAAGAATTAACTAATTAA
- a CDS encoding cation:proton antiporter: protein MYPLLAELSAHDLEVAETLIGVIRFLLIFLAARALAEVLVRLSLPTIVGELLAGVVIGASGFHLLIPPSAGTELNGGLVNVISSLASIPPEAVPDVYFESFPSLQAVATLGLYALLFLTGLESELEELVAVGAQAFTVAMAGVILPFAFGTLGLMFIFQVDLIPAVFAGASMTATSIGITASVFGELGYLKTREGQIVIGAAVLDDILGIVILAVVVALAAGGSLEIAPIVKLVAAAVVFVIAAIALSRTAAPGFDWLLDRLKAPGAVVVASFVILVLCCFVATAIGLEAALGAFAAGLILSSSKNNHAIQQSVLPLVSLFATIFFVLVGAGMDLSVINPLDPTSRSALVVAGFLLVVAIIGKIAAGWVFSSDKPTNRLVVGLGMMPRGEVGLIFLGLGTSAKLLTPSLEAAILLMVIGTTFLAPVLLRIVLKDKPPSDGNKISDDVAADPVGLR from the coding sequence ATGTATCCTTTACTTGCTGAATTAAGTGCTCATGATTTAGAAGTTGCTGAAACACTTATAGGAGTAATACGATTTCTACTGATATTTTTAGCTGCAAGAGCATTAGCAGAAGTACTAGTAAGACTCAGTTTGCCGACTATTGTAGGTGAGCTTCTTGCAGGGGTTGTAATAGGAGCATCAGGATTCCATTTGTTAATACCACCATCAGCTGGAACTGAACTTAATGGAGGTCTTGTAAATGTTATAAGTTCATTAGCTTCAATTCCCCCGGAAGCAGTGCCTGATGTTTACTTCGAAAGTTTTCCATCCCTCCAAGCAGTAGCAACACTTGGGTTATATGCACTTTTATTCTTAACAGGATTAGAAAGTGAGTTAGAGGAATTAGTAGCTGTCGGTGCACAGGCTTTTACTGTTGCTATGGCTGGGGTAATTTTACCGTTTGCCTTTGGAACTCTGGGATTAATGTTTATTTTCCAAGTAGATCTTATTCCAGCAGTTTTTGCTGGAGCATCTATGACAGCAACAAGTATAGGAATTACTGCAAGTGTTTTCGGTGAATTAGGATATTTGAAAACTAGAGAAGGACAGATTGTTATTGGTGCAGCAGTTCTAGACGATATTTTGGGAATTGTTATTCTCGCAGTTGTTGTGGCACTTGCTGCAGGAGGTTCTCTAGAAATTGCTCCTATCGTTAAATTAGTTGCAGCAGCTGTAGTATTTGTTATTGCGGCTATAGCATTAAGTAGAACAGCAGCCCCAGGTTTTGATTGGCTTTTAGATCGATTAAAAGCTCCTGGAGCTGTAGTGGTGGCATCTTTTGTGATACTTGTGTTGTGTTGTTTTGTTGCTACAGCCATTGGATTAGAAGCAGCTTTAGGTGCTTTTGCAGCTGGATTGATCCTTAGTAGTTCTAAAAATAATCATGCAATTCAACAATCCGTTTTACCTTTAGTATCTTTATTCGCAACTATTTTCTTTGTATTAGTGGGAGCTGGTATGGATCTATCAGTTATCAATCCACTGGATCCAACAAGTAGATCAGCACTTGTAGTTGCAGGATTTTTATTAGTTGTTGCAATTATTGGAAAAATTGCAGCAGGATGGGTATTTTCAAGTGATAAACCTACAAATAGATTAGTTGTGGGTTTGGGTATGATGCCTAGAGGAGAGGTTGGTTTAATTTTTCTTGGGCTAGGAACAAGCGCTAAGTTATTAACTCCTTCTCTTGAAGCGGCTATTTTATTAATGGTTATTGGAACCACATTTCTTGCACCTGTTCTCTTGAGAATTGTTCTAAAAGATAAGCCTCCAAGTGATGGCAATAAAATTTCAGATGATGTTGCAGCTGATCCTGTGGGTCTTCGTTAG
- the glmS gene encoding glutamine--fructose-6-phosphate transaminase (isomerizing) — protein sequence MCGIVAVTGYKKALPLLMNGLEKLEYRGYDSAGIAIINSETNSIICNKAEGKLKNLINTLNGENILGTVGIGHTRWATHGKPEVKNAHPHIDSSGNIAVVQNGIIENFQDLKNKLEKEGTIFNSDTDTEVIPHLIEKELNTLSRLNLENNGSKLLVAVRNVISDLEGSYALAVLWSGAPTSLVVARRQAPLIIGLGEGEFICASDTPAIANFTNIILPMEDEEIALLTPLGIEIYDTNNERQYRNPVSLKVSDQIMDKMNFKHYMLKEIYDQPGTAKNWLENYLIQNLEEGQYEIKYPFDTKFFESIERIEIIACGTSKHAAMVGSFLLEQFAGIPTNVFYASEFRYSPPPLLPNTLTIGVTQSGETADTIAAIDMEIKRRSSIEDKNFKPNLIAITNRKESSIGRQVSNVIDICAGIEVGVAATKTFFAQLLSFYGLAIKFAQIKGSRSSDEIGKLITELIKLPPLIEDLLEQHNKSSEKLAHDFFNIKDVIFLGRGINYPIALEGALKLKEISYIHAAGYPAGEMKHGPIALLDKKVPVISIASPGEVFDKVISNAQEAKARDAYLIGIAPESNGTEIFDYLMKVPSSIEWISPLLNIVPLQLLSYHIAAHRGLDVDQPRNLAKSVTVE from the coding sequence ATGTGTGGAATAGTTGCTGTCACTGGTTATAAAAAAGCTTTACCATTGTTAATGAATGGTTTAGAAAAACTTGAGTACAGAGGTTACGATTCTGCAGGTATTGCAATAATAAATTCTGAAACAAATTCTATTATTTGTAACAAAGCAGAGGGCAAACTTAAAAACTTAATAAATACTCTTAACGGTGAAAATATTCTTGGAACTGTGGGTATAGGACATACCCGATGGGCAACTCATGGAAAACCTGAGGTTAAAAATGCCCATCCTCATATCGATAGTTCAGGAAATATAGCGGTTGTTCAAAATGGCATTATTGAGAATTTCCAAGACTTAAAAAATAAGTTAGAGAAAGAGGGCACCATTTTCAATTCTGATACAGATACGGAGGTAATTCCCCATCTAATTGAAAAAGAATTAAATACATTAAGTAGACTTAATCTTGAGAATAATGGTTCAAAATTATTAGTGGCTGTTAGAAATGTAATATCTGATTTAGAAGGGTCTTATGCCTTGGCCGTTTTATGGTCTGGTGCTCCAACCTCTCTAGTAGTTGCAAGAAGACAAGCACCTTTAATTATTGGTTTGGGAGAAGGAGAATTCATTTGTGCTAGTGATACACCAGCTATTGCAAATTTTACAAACATTATCTTGCCTATGGAGGATGAAGAAATAGCTTTATTAACTCCTCTTGGAATAGAAATATATGACACAAACAACGAGAGACAATATCGAAATCCAGTTTCTCTAAAAGTTTCAGACCAAATAATGGATAAGATGAATTTTAAACACTACATGTTAAAAGAGATATATGATCAGCCAGGGACAGCAAAAAACTGGTTGGAAAATTATTTAATACAAAATTTAGAAGAGGGCCAATATGAAATTAAATATCCATTTGATACAAAGTTTTTTGAATCAATTGAAAGAATTGAAATTATCGCTTGTGGTACAAGTAAACATGCTGCAATGGTGGGTAGCTTTTTATTAGAACAATTTGCAGGTATTCCTACAAATGTTTTTTATGCAAGCGAATTTCGATATTCACCACCTCCACTTCTGCCAAATACATTAACTATTGGAGTCACTCAATCTGGAGAAACTGCTGACACAATTGCAGCTATAGATATGGAAATTAAAAGACGGTCTTCGATTGAAGATAAAAACTTTAAACCCAATCTTATTGCAATAACAAATAGAAAAGAGAGCTCTATAGGAAGGCAGGTTTCAAATGTAATTGATATCTGTGCAGGAATAGAAGTTGGAGTTGCGGCAACAAAAACTTTTTTTGCACAATTACTTTCTTTTTATGGATTAGCTATAAAATTTGCGCAAATTAAAGGTAGTCGAAGCTCAGATGAAATAGGTAAATTAATAACAGAACTTATAAAACTGCCTCCATTAATAGAAGATCTTTTAGAGCAGCATAATAAATCTTCTGAAAAGTTAGCACATGATTTTTTTAATATTAAAGATGTTATCTTTTTAGGAAGAGGTATAAATTATCCTATTGCTCTTGAAGGAGCGTTAAAACTCAAAGAAATTAGTTACATACATGCGGCTGGATATCCAGCTGGTGAAATGAAACATGGTCCAATAGCTTTGTTAGATAAAAAAGTCCCTGTAATTTCTATTGCCTCCCCTGGTGAAGTTTTTGATAAAGTCATCAGTAATGCTCAAGAAGCAAAAGCTAGAGATGCATATTTGATTGGGATTGCTCCTGAGTCTAATGGAACTGAAATCTTTGATTATTTAATGAAAGTTCCTTCTTCTATTGAATGGATTTCACCTTTACTTAATATAGTGCCTTTACAATTATTGAGTTACCATATTGCAGCTCATAGAGGACTTGACGTAGATCAACCAAGAAATTTAGCTAAAAGTGTAACTGTGGAATAA
- a CDS encoding galactose mutarotase: protein MQIKLFNIDEGIFVFQLDQNNYIKFCPERGGVITNWVSDGKEILYFDEKRFMDKTKSIRGGIPILFPICGNLNTSSSVFGKDYLKLMQHGFARDLQWQYFFNENEKSLCLFLNESKTTRKYYPFDFELRIKVTLKINCLEFEINIHNKTEIAMPINFGLHPYFNISDFKNLEFIYNPLNCQNQEKNIISNTLDELNNINLGVDLLMYTSGKSAFRDKIFKRQVTLNHPYPFDLGVIWSDPPRRMICLEPWTSPRNSFVDGFRNIMIPSNDSQRFDASIEIKSLK from the coding sequence GTGCAAATTAAATTATTTAATATAGACGAAGGAATTTTTGTCTTCCAATTAGATCAAAATAACTATATTAAATTTTGTCCTGAAAGAGGAGGTGTTATTACAAATTGGGTTTCGGATGGTAAGGAGATACTTTATTTCGATGAAAAAAGATTTATGGATAAGACAAAAAGTATTAGGGGAGGCATTCCAATATTGTTTCCAATTTGTGGAAATCTCAATACCTCTAGTTCAGTATTTGGAAAAGATTATTTGAAGTTAATGCAACATGGTTTCGCTAGGGATTTGCAATGGCAATACTTTTTTAATGAAAATGAAAAATCTTTATGTTTATTTTTAAATGAATCTAAAACAACCAGGAAATATTATCCTTTCGATTTCGAACTAAGAATAAAGGTTACCCTAAAGATTAACTGTTTAGAATTTGAAATTAATATCCATAACAAAACAGAAATTGCAATGCCTATAAATTTTGGATTGCATCCTTATTTTAATATTTCAGATTTCAAAAATTTAGAGTTTATTTATAATCCACTTAATTGTCAGAATCAAGAAAAAAACATCATAAGTAATACTTTAGACGAATTAAACAATATTAATTTAGGAGTTGATCTACTTATGTATACTTCTGGTAAGAGTGCTTTTCGAGATAAAATATTTAAAAGACAGGTAACTTTAAATCATCCATATCCTTTTGACCTAGGCGTTATTTGGAGTGATCCTCCAAGAAGAATGATATGTCTTGAACCTTGGACTAGTCCCCGAAATTCTTTTGTTGATGGATTTAGAAACATTATGATTCCTTCAAATGATAGCCAAAGGTTTGATGCCTCTATAGAAATAAAATCTCTTAAGTAA
- a CDS encoding ribonuclease III family protein: MKNIINGKRINQITTFLKSLNIKSERFSEIIRKQNISVIQDFNQAFIHSSEDKIINYEKLEFFGDAVLRLAASNFIEKNYPQMSVGERSELRAQIVSDEWLTKLGRKIDIEKLIIKGPKALGDQNSKNTIIGEATEALIGAVYKCFNSIQEVNLWLDDIWEEDSEIFLKAPYKFKSKTVLQEWCQSKGFDLPVYKIIEVSKKNGDPKRFSCDIFVEGLKESSAFGKSHKQAETNAAKVLIEKFITIGKI; encoded by the coding sequence ATGAAAAATATAATTAACGGAAAGAGAATTAATCAAATAACTACTTTTTTAAAATCTTTAAATATTAAATCAGAAAGATTTTCTGAGATAATTAGAAAACAAAATATTTCAGTAATTCAAGATTTTAATCAAGCATTTATCCATTCCTCAGAAGATAAAATAATAAATTATGAAAAATTAGAATTCTTCGGAGATGCAGTACTCAGATTAGCTGCTTCTAATTTTATTGAGAAAAATTATCCTCAAATGAGTGTAGGGGAAAGATCAGAGCTAAGAGCACAAATTGTAAGTGATGAATGGTTAACTAAATTAGGGAGAAAAATTGATATAGAGAAATTAATAATTAAAGGACCTAAAGCTCTTGGTGATCAAAATTCAAAAAATACTATTATTGGTGAAGCTACAGAAGCTTTAATCGGTGCCGTTTACAAGTGCTTTAATTCGATTCAAGAAGTAAATCTTTGGTTAGATGATATTTGGGAGGAAGATTCAGAAATATTTTTAAAAGCTCCATATAAGTTTAAATCCAAGACAGTATTACAAGAGTGGTGTCAAAGTAAAGGTTTTGATTTGCCAGTCTATAAAATAATTGAAGTCTCAAAAAAAAATGGGGACCCTAAAAGATTTTCTTGCGATATATTTGTCGAAGGATTAAAAGAATCGTCTGCATTCGGCAAATCCCATAAACAAGCAGAAACAAATGCAGCTAAAGTTTTAATAGAAAAATTTATAACTATAGGTAAAATCTAA